TGCTTGAGTTACCAGAAAAGTCACATGAAGCATTTTGTCAATACCTTCTTGGCACATAGGCCTGAGCTGCTAGCTTTTCTATACTTGATTTACGGTTCGATACTGATATTTGCTGTCAATTTTGTCTGCAGTAACTTCATGCATTATGCATCTTGAAATAACAACAATTTACGTTTAAAGTCTGAGAAGGATGCTACTTTGGTAGTAACTTTGTAACAGATTTCTGTTTTAAAGATTGTTAGTTTATTGGGAATGAAAATTCTGAACCAATTTAGTCTCCTCTGCTTTCCTTCCTTAGCAAATTTGAGAATGCATGGGGAAAAAAGACATGACTGCCGGACTGTGGCATTTACAGGCGACCAGGCTATGAAAATTGGTTTTCAGTTCGGTCAGCTTAACATGAGACTGTCTTCTGGAATAAAGCTTAACGTGAGACTGAACTAGTTGCAAATTGTTTTCATGCTGCAGGTGCATTTGTAAGTGGTCAATGCTACCCAACTCAATCATGGCAAGATTACAAATTTTGGCATAGTTTTTGAATCACCTGGTGACCTTATTAAACATGATCACACGTTCAACTACTGACACAACAATAACATTGCGCAAAGTCTGCCCCAAGCTCGTCTTTGCATCTGCAAACATCCAAGTGCCGACTTACTTTCCCATAGTCCAAAATCGTACAAGACCCATAATAGATTCTACACGAAATAAGACAGGTGGCAGGGAGGGGTGTCGATATACGGATGCTGCACGTTAGAAAACCTACACCAGCAAAGAATCCTGATAAAACCAAAAAGCTTCATCAAAGATCTTCCATTTGAGTGTAAATCTCAACATGGACTCGCCCATCTGGCACAAGTTGAACATCAAATGAACACATCATGGCCGAAGAAACACCACTCATGAGATAGGCTGCCAAAAAACGATGTTCCGCCATCGAACTGCGCAGAAGAAGGAACAAGTGCATAGAACGACGAATCATGAGGACTGCTCACTCCATTTAGTGGACCATGATAACTACTACCACTCAATCTCCATAAACCTTTTTTTTTCTGTAATGTCAACCTGATTGTTGATTAACCAACAATAATCTTTCTGGACTGGAAAAATAAGCCATGAATGGTTCGATTCGTAGTAGAAAATAGTACATAAAGGCCCTACATTTACAAAAGCCAATGTAGAAGAATAGTAGTGCTAAGTGCTAACTGCTGGTATGAACATCTTACAGTATGACATAAAAAAGAacaggaaaagaaaaaaactacaGCCTATACAGATTACAGAGAAGGTAATAAATAACACTCAAACACagcagaaaagaaataaaacatctGAAATATCATAGGCCTTGCCTTCATTACATGCAGTACAGAAGCATAGTATCTGCTAGCTGATGGTGTAAACAGCTAACACATCTTACAATATGACATCAACAGAAAAGATTGTAAATAACGTTCAAGCACAGCAGAACAGAGAATCAGAAGAGTGGGATAACTTCAAACTACAAAAGAAGTCAGGCCAAAGGCCAGTATGCGGTTCTCGAACCTATCAGCAAAGGGATTCGCCACAGATAAATCATGGGTATGCTTGCTATCTGCGAAGTCAATCCAGTGCCGACTCAAATAGCTTTTGACTTCAAATCGAGCATGTAGAGAAGCTCTGTGGTCCACTTGCAGCCGCCTATGTTGATCAGACATCCATTTTTCATTGCAGCTGTTGAGGGTTATAAATATCATTTGCTCTAGCACCATTGCATTCAAGATGAAAAATTTGGCAAAGTCCACATCTGGCTTGTTGCCCCAGTAGTTCTGCAAGACCACGCTTTTGAGATGGAGCGTGAGGCATTCAATTGGATCCAGCAGGTCATATTTTCGCACATTTTTCATTCCTTTCCGTAGGTGTGACTGGAGATGGAAAGAATAGAGAATGTAAAGGCAGTTGGTTAATCAACTAGAGCACATGCTGACAAGCAGATAGGAATACTCACAATGATATACAGCCTCTCTAAGCAGGGGAAGCACTTGAGGAAGCCAATTACTGCATCAAGATCAGGGCCAACGGTGTCAATAACCAAAAACTTGACAGTGTGCATGATGGTTGTCACACTGATGGCAGGCATTTCCTGAAGAAAATGACAGACCTACATAAGAACAATAACCTTTTTTTGCAGATAATGAAAAGAATAACTTTCATGTATGAATTCAGGTTGCATGACTCTGAAACCTGTTGTTTACCTGAAAACCCATGGTTCCATTTCCAATATGGAGTTTGGATGTGCCATTTGACAGCAAAACCGTCATCTGCAGCTTGGGTGCTCCGATGATCTGGACTGTGGAGGGACCATAGCCTCCACTGAGTGGTAGAAACCTCCCAAGGCAAGGGGCGTCCACGATGAGCAGCTCTTGGACAGGGGAAGCCACAGACGTATGAGGAGCAGAAAAGCCTATGCTCCTAATAGTCGAGGAGCTGATGCGGAGGCGGCCAACGCCAACATTATCTTTCAGTATAAGGCTTTCCAGCGAAAGGAAGCCAGAGAGCAAGCTGTGCAGAGCGTCCCCCGAGATGGTGACTGCATGTGTGGTGAGCTGCCTGAGGTGCGGAAAATTCAGAGACGACGCAGACAAGTCCGAGATGGTGAGCATGTACATGGTGAGCTGCTTGAGATGCGGAAAATTCAGAGACTCGGCAGGCAGCTTGGGGAAATAGCAGTAGCAGATTCTGGCGACGCGGAGTGTCGGCGCGAAGCGGAGCGCGGACTGCGGTATCGGGGGCGGCGGCAGCCGGTACGGTGGGAAGCCTGGGGGGTCGTAGCCGAAGCTGAGCTCTTGGAGGTCGGTGAGGGCCTGGGAACGAAGCCAGCCTTCGATCTTGTCGTGGTAGCGTTCATGGAGGCAGGGGAGCGAGAGGCGGAGGGCCGGGCCAGGGTGCTCGGCGAGGATCTTCGAGATGTAGATGACGCGCTTACCCACCTGGCCGGAGAGGCCATGGCCGACGAGGTTGAGGGGCGCGGAGCGCCAGAGGGGCCGCCACCGTCGGGCGCCTGCGTGCGGGCGCCGTCTTTGGTGGGGAGGAGAGAGATGATGGTGCACAGGAGGTCGTCGGGGAGGGCGTTGAAGAAGTCGAGGCCGACCCCGTCGCTGGCCCTGCCGCTCTCCGGTGGTGGTTCTTGCTCATCATGTCGGCCCAACTTGCGCTTCTTGAGGTTGTGCgccgccggcgacggcggcggcggcgcatccaTTGGTGCAGAGCGGGATGGCTTTTGCGGCTTGGGGGCGGGATTGGAGAATGGGAACGAGGGATTCGGGGTATTGGTTTTTATGCGCGGAAGAAATGGCGGGAACTGACGAAGGATTTTCGCGCGCCCAAATTCAAAGGTCTCAGCCCGGTTAAAAGGGTTTTCGGAAATGCGCATTTAACGTTTTCGGAAATGGCGGGAACGTCTTATATCATacttcctccgtcccaaaataattGTCTCAACTTTGTATTGATTTTAGTAGTACAAAGTTATACTAAGGCTGGGACACTTATTTTGAGACTGAGAGTGTAGAACTTAAAAAAACTGATA
This sequence is a window from Aegilops tauschii subsp. strangulata cultivar AL8/78 chromosome 7, Aet v6.0, whole genome shotgun sequence. Protein-coding genes within it:
- the LOC123495009 gene encoding uncharacterized protein; this translates as MDAPPPPSPAAHNLKKRKLGRHDEQEPPPESGRASDGVGLDFFNALPDDLLCTIISLLPTKDGARTQILAEHPGPALRLSLPCLHERYHDKIEGWLRSQALTDLQELSFGYDPPGFPPYRLPPPPIPQSALRFAPTLRVARICYCYFPKLPAESLNFPHLKQLTMYMLTISDLSASSLNFPHLRQLTTHAVTISGDALHSLLSGFLSLESLILKDNVGVGRLRISSSTIRSIGFSAPHTSVASPVQELLIVDAPCLGRFLPLSGGYGPSTVQIIGAPKLQMTVLLSNGTSKLHIGNGTMGFQVNNRFQSHAT